One Phoenix dactylifera cultivar Barhee BC4 chromosome 8, palm_55x_up_171113_PBpolish2nd_filt_p, whole genome shotgun sequence genomic window carries:
- the LOC120111634 gene encoding uncharacterized protein LOC120111634: MCFKTPEVCTPQIDCLVRAIISVLSPSIPCKILLSEQRGGAELLRVGSSIFSRDCYDLIRVCGDVIEILESHGVYEENEGILCDRRTAISKPMCFLPKERPSSSHEIAMRNIT; the protein is encoded by the exons ATGTGCTTCAAAACCCCCGAG GTGTGTACCCCACAGATCGACTGCCTGGTTCGCGCCATCATATCTGTGCTCTCTCCGTCCATCCCTTGCAAGATCTTGCTGTCCGAGCAAAGGGGTGGCGCGGAGTTGCTGAGGGTTGGAAGTTCGATCTTCTCCAGAGATTGCTACGACCTGATTCGAGTCTGCGGTGATGTTATCGAGATATTGGAGAGTCATGGCG TTTATGAAGAAAATGAAGGAATACTTTGTGATAGAAGAACTGCAATTTCAAAGCCGATGTGCTTCTTGCCTAAAGAAAGACCTTCCAGTAGTCATGAAATTGCAATGAG AAATATTACATGA